The Chitinivibrionia bacterium genome contains the following window.
TCGGCGTTTATATCCCAAGAAAGGTCGCTTAACGCTTCTCCCGTGCCGTCCTTTGTAAGAGTGTTGGATATAATCAAATCTTTTTCGGGGGCGGACAATATTGCAAAACTTCCTTTGGAGGGCTTTATTTCCGTCAATTTTTCAATTATTTCGCTGATTTTCCAGTCAACCGTCGATAAAGCGATAAGATTGCCGTCTTCGTCAAACACGCCAGCGCCCGCCGTAGTCATAAGGGAATACGTTCCCGAATCGTCAATATACGGACGAGTCCAAACGACCTTGTTCGGTCTGTCCAAAAGGCGCGAAATTTCGATATACCAACCCGATTTCAAATAATCATATTGAGTTTCAACGTAAGCAAAATCTTCCATTTTAACATCGCCGTTCTCTGCGATAAACGCATAAACGCCCGCCTGTCTTATTCTCGGATTAAAACGATACGGCGCAAAATAAAAGCCTACTCCCGCGGCAACATCGGTATTTCTCATAATCTGATACGTTAATTCCTCGCCAAGTTCCCTTGACTGATTCTTCAACGTTGTTCGCGCGACCGACGCCGAAAACATCGCCGCCTGTCCAATCTGAGCGATTACTTTGTTTACCGTCTCAGTTTCCAGTTCGATTTCCTTTCTGACGTTTTCTAAACGTATGCGCTTATAATCGGATATGGAAAAAAACGAATAAAAAGCGAACGCCGAAGACGAAACAAAGAAAAAACCGAAAACAATCAAAAGAATTTTAGTCCTTACGGATATAAATCCTTTTTCCTTAGAATATGCACTTTTTTTTAAATTTACAGACATTGCAACCTCCTACGCCTTAAATTATGTTCAAAATATCGGAAAATCCCGTCATATCAAATATTTCCTTGATTTCCGCGCTAACGTTAACGAGCGTCATTTCAACGCCTTTCGCCTTGGCGGTTTTTTCACCCAAAAGCAATATCCTGAGTCCCGCGGAAGATAATACTTTAATTTTTTTAAAGTCCAATTCCACGCGTCTCAAATCGCCGCCCTCCGAAATTTTATCAAAAGACGGAAGCAAAACGTTCCAAAGCGACGGCGAAGTATTGGCGTCCAACCTGCCTTCCATAGCAAAAACTATTTTCTCGCCGACTACTGTCGTGTTGATAATGATACTCATTAAATTGCTCCTTTAAAAGGAATTCCATAATTTTCCCCGTATAAAATACTATATTGCACAAACAAAAAGGGCAACCCGAAAGTCGCCCTTGTAAATTTTGTGCAAAGCACAAAAAAATCAATATCTGTAATGCTCAGGTTTGTAAGGACCGCTCTTGCTTATTCCCAAATATTTCGCTTGTTTGTCGGTTAGCGTGGTGAGTTTCACGCCGATTTTTGCCAAATGCAAGCGCGCTACTTCTTCGTCGAGTTCTTTGCTCAAACGATATACGCCCGGTTTGTATGTGTCTTTGTTTTTCCACAGGTCAAGCTGAGCGAGCGTTTGGTTTGTGAAAGAGTTCGACATAACAAACGACGGGTGTCCTGTTGCGCAACCCAAATTTACCAAGCGACCTTCGGCAAGCAAATAAATTTCGTGTCCGTCGGGGAAAACGTATTTATCAACCTGCGGCTTAATGTTTACTTTTTTAATTCCGTTGAATTGCTCCAATTTAACGACCTCAATCTCGTTGTCGAAGTGTCCGATGTTGCAGACAATCGCTTGGTCTTTCATTTTTGCCATGTGCTCAACGGTGATAATATCGCAGTTTCCTGTGGTTGTCACGTAAATGTCCGCCATACCGAGAGTGTCTTCAACAGTTGCCACTTGGAAACCTTCCATCGACGCTTGCAATGCGCAAATCGGGTCGATTTCGGTGATAATTACGCGCGCACCCAAGCCCAAAAGCGACTTTGCACTGCCTTTACCAACGTCGCCGTAGCCGCAAACAACCGCTACTTTTCCTGCAATCATAACGTCGGTGGCTCTTTTTATGCCGTCCACCAAGCTTTCGCGGCAACCGTAAAGGTTATCGAATTTCGATTTTGTGACCGAATCGTTTACGTTTATCGCAGGAACAAGCAATTTGCCTTTGTCAAACATTTCGTATAATCTGTGAACGCCCGTCGTGGTCTCTTCGCTGACGCCTTTAAGTTCGGCAACAACGTTATGCCAATGGTTCGGATTTTTCGCAAAAACTTCTTTAAGAAGCGCTTTAATTATGCTTTCTTCGTGGCTGTCAGACGGACTGTCCACCCAAGAACGGTCGCCGTTTTCGAGTTCGTAGCCTTTGTGAATGAGCAAAGTTGCGTCGCCGCCGTCGTCAACTATCATTTGCGGACCTTTGCCGTTGGGGAACGAAAGCGCTTTAAATGTGCAATCCCAGTATTCTTCCAAAGTTTCGCCTTTCCACGCAAATACGGGTGTTCCCGTTTTAGCTATTGCGGCGGCGGCGTGGTCTTGGGTTGAGAAAATATTACAAGAACACCAACGAACGTCCGCGCCAAGTTTTTTCAGCGTTTCAATAAGCACTGCCGTTTGGATGGTCATGTGCAAACTTCCCATAATTCTAACGCCTTTAAGCGGCTGTTCTTTGCCGTATTTTTCGCGAGCCGCCATCAATCCCGGCATTTCGTGCTCTGCTACGTCAAGTTCTTTTCTGCCCCAATCCGCAAGTCCCATATCGGCAACTTTGTAAGGCTCTTCATTCCACAAATCAAACATAAAATCTCCTTTTATTTTGTTAAAAACCAATTTTTTCCCAATTTTTATTTTGCTCCCTTAAACCGTAGCACAAGAATTGTAATATCATCCGATTGCTCTGCTCCGTCGGCAAATTTTTTTATTTCATTCTTCGTTTTTTCAACCAAATCTTTAAGCGGCAAACCCGAACTGTCATTTAATATTTTAAGCAAACGCTCATCGCCGAAAGGTTCGTTTTTCGCATTTAACGCTTCCGTTACGCCATCGGTGTATAAAAACAATTCGTCATCCGAATGTAAAATAACTTCGTTCTGCGCGTATGACGTATCTTGCATTCCTGCAAACACAAAACCGCTTCTTTTTATTCCCAGATAATCGTATTTGCCCTTACTGCGCAAAAGTGGCGGATTATGCCCCGCGTTCACAAATGTTAATTTTCCGTTCGACGTATCGAGATAGCCCATAAAGACGGTAGCAAACATACCCGCATCGTTAGTTTCGCAGAGTAAATTATTGACAAATTCAAATACTTCTTTAGGCTGTTTGCCTGCTTGGGCATTGTTTCTTATGAGTATTCGGGCAATCATCATAAACAGCACCGACGGAATACCCTTTCCGAATACGTCCGCAATAACCACGCCGAGCGTATCGGAATTAACCCAGAAGAAATCATAGAAATCTCCGCTAACTTCTTTTGCAGGCAACATATTCGCATAAATATCGAAGCCCGTACAGTTTTGGAATGGTGTGGAAACACGAGGCAACACGCTTTTTTGTATTTGCATTGCAATGTCTAATTCTGTGGAAATTCGCTCTTTTTCCGCTTGCTCTTTTGCGTTTTGTTTAATAGACGCATCAAGTTCAACTGCCATTTTATTGAAAGCCGCGGCAAGCATTCCGATTTCGTCTTTTGAAGTGATTTTTATCCGTTTGTCCAGATTTCCGCCGCCAAGTTCATTAACGTCCGAAATTAAACGGGCAATCGGCTTATTTACCAATACTGCGATTAACCAATACACACAAAACAACATTATGAGCGCAACAAATATCTTTATCATAGCAAGCATTTTTATGTGTGTTTCTATTTCGGCGAAAATTTCTTTTGCGGGAACGTGTATGGACAAAAGCCATCCGTTATCCATAAAACGGCTGAAAGTTATATATGACTTACCATTCAATTCAAAGGTTTCGGCGTTTATGTCCAAAGGAAGTACGCTCAGTTCGTCTCCTTCGCAGTTCATAGTAAGAGTATTCGATATAATAAAATCTTTTTCGGGGTCGGACAATACCGCAAAACTTCCTTCCGAAGGTTTTATTGCTATTAATTTTTCAATAACTTCGCTTATTCTCCAATCG
Protein-coding sequences here:
- a CDS encoding SpoIIE family protein phosphatase — its product is MSIIIDKKSTKNAIPREKGFISVRFKIISIVLGFFFVLVLAFAWYSHSAISDYKNLRLENVRKEVEFETEAVNKVIAKIGQSALFAASGAKMALECKSRSLGERIAYQIMKNTEVAIGVGFWFEPSRFDSYVRQAGVYAFIGESGEIEMEDFTLVENNYNYFNSGWYIEIARLLQRPNEVVWTRPYIDDSGTFALMVTAGAGVFDEYGTLVALSTVDWRISEVIEKLIAIKPSEGSFAVLSDPEKDFIISNTLTMNCEGDELSVLPLDINAETFELNGKSYITFSRFMDNGWLLSIHVPAKEIFAEIETHIKMLAMIKIFVALIMLFCVYWLIAVLVNKPIARLISDVNELGGGNLDKRIKITSKDEIGMLAAAFNKMAVELDASIKQNAKEQAEKERISTELDIAMQIQKSVLPRVSTPFQNCTGFDIYANMLPAKEVSGDFYDFFWVNSDTLGVVIADVFGKGIPSVLFMMIARILIRNNAQAGKQPKEVFEFVNNLLCETNDAGMFATVFMGYLDTSNGKLTFVNAGHNPPLLRSKGKYDYLGIKRSGFVFAGMQDTSYAQNEVILHSDDELFLYTDGVTEALNAKNEPFGDERLLKILNDSSGLPLKDLVEKTKNEIKKFADGAEQSDDITILVLRFKGAK
- the ahcY gene encoding adenosylhomocysteinase, with product MFDLWNEEPYKVADMGLADWGRKELDVAEHEMPGLMAAREKYGKEQPLKGVRIMGSLHMTIQTAVLIETLKKLGADVRWCSCNIFSTQDHAAAAIAKTGTPVFAWKGETLEEYWDCTFKALSFPNGKGPQMIVDDGGDATLLIHKGYELENGDRSWVDSPSDSHEESIIKALLKEVFAKNPNHWHNVVAELKGVSEETTTGVHRLYEMFDKGKLLVPAINVNDSVTKSKFDNLYGCRESLVDGIKRATDVMIAGKVAVVCGYGDVGKGSAKSLLGLGARVIITEIDPICALQASMEGFQVATVEDTLGMADIYVTTTGNCDIITVEHMAKMKDQAIVCNIGHFDNEIEVVKLEQFNGIKKVNIKPQVDKYVFPDGHEIYLLAEGRLVNLGCATGHPSFVMSNSFTNQTLAQLDLWKNKDTYKPGVYRLSKELDEEVARLHLAKIGVKLTTLTDKQAKYLGISKSGPYKPEHYRY
- a CDS encoding STAS domain-containing protein — translated: MSIIINTTVVGEKIVFAMEGRLDANTSPSLWNVLLPSFDKISEGGDLRRVELDFKKIKVLSSAGLRILLLGEKTAKAKGVEMTLVNVSAEIKEIFDMTGFSDILNII